The sequence GCCCGAAAAAAAATCAACTCAAAAGATACGTGGTAATTGCGATTGTGGTGCCAGTATTGGCTTTATTAATTTGGCTTCCACTGAAAACTAATTTTTTTCAGGATACTAATTACGCGAGTTTAAATCCGTTCAGCAAAAAAATTACAGCAGAATATGTGCCTTCAAAAAATAATTTTTCAGCCAACATTCAAAAAAATAATTCTGCAAACACATTTATTACAACACCTAATAACAATGGGGTTTCAACACTCCATTTGACAAATAATAATTCTGAAAGCATTTTAGTACGTATAAAATCTTCAGGAAAAACAACTGACTTTTCTACCTCTACAATCCAAAAAAATTATCACGTCATTGGCGGCTGTTTTACCTATTTAGAAAACGCACAACGTTTAGTAAAAAAATTACAATCCGAAAATATTTCGGCTGAAATTATCGGTAAAAATGAACAAGGATTAAATGTGGTAAGTCTTGGTAATTACGCTACTCAGCAAGAAGCAGAAAATGCACTTCCTAATTTTCGTTCTCAAAACCCAGGAGCTTGGGTGTTGAAAAAATAATTTTTTGAACACGAAATTTCAGCCCAAAATCAAATTGCCTTTTCTAAATATTTTTTCGTAAAAATACGCACAGGATACCATGCCGCGAAAAATCCGATGACCATTACAATACCTAAAATTTTCAGAATGTCCATCACTTGCATACTCACTGGATACGCGTCAACCACGTAACCTTGATTAAAACGCACCAATTTAAAATGAAGTTGTAACCAACAAATTAAGGCACCTAATAACAAGCCAGAAAGTGCGCCAATAAAGGTTATCAAAATTCCTTCAATTAAAAAAATACTACGAATTGTTTTCACACTTGCGCCCATATCCCACAAAATAGAAATGTCTTTTTTCTTTTCCAAAATCAACATCGTGAGCGAACCAATCACGTTGAATGTAGCAACAATCAGAATAAAAACGAGAATAATAAACGTCCATAATTTTTCCGATTTGAGCGTTTTAAAAAGTAATTCATTTTGCTCATCTCGGTTTTTCACATCGTACTTCGCTCCTACTATTTTCTGAATTTCCGTTTGCGCCAATTTCGCGTCTGTACCTTTTTTCAAAGACAATTCGATGGAACTAATTTCATCCGTATAACCAAATAAATCTCGCGCAAAAGCCAATGGCGCCAACACATATTGATAATCAAAATCATCATTAATAGAAAAAACGCCCGAAACGTAAGTGATTTTTTTATTGAACGCATTTTCCGGATCGAGCGAAGAATGAATTCCGCGTGTGGGCGCATATACGGAAACAGGCGTAAATCCATCATTTCCGTTGATATTGAGTTGATAACTGATTCCTTTCCCAGGAATAATATACGATTGTCCATTTTCTTCCAACTTAAATTTTCCTTCGCGAATCAGCGTATCAAAGCGCGTCATTTTTTCATACGCATCGCACACACCTTTAATAGTTGCAAGGCATTGCTGGCTATTACTTTTCAGCAGCGCATTGTCTTCCAACACTTCTGAATAAAACGAAACGTACGTTGCTTTTTTCAATGCTAAAAATTCAGGCGCGTTGGCAGAAAAAGTTTTTCCTTCGTGCAAAGTAATTTTTATGTCGGGATCAAAAGAATTGTACAAAGATTTTACCAAGTCGGAAAGCCCGTTAAATGCGGAAAGTACGATTACTAATGCCATTGTTCCGATGCAAATTCCGAGTACCGAAATACTCGAAATAATATTAATCGCGTTATGCGATTTTTTAGATACCAAGTATCGTTTAGCGATGTAAAATGGTAAGTTCAAAATTTTTGTTTTGAAAAATTATTTTTTTGAAGCGGTCTTTTTTACTTCCACGCTTTCACGATCAAGCCCGTTCCACTTGCGTGATTCCCATGCGTATCAAAATAATTCAACACAAAAGAAAACGGATAGGTAATCAAAAAATAAAAAGGTAAAATGACGAAAAATATTTTTGAAACGCCGAGTAATTGAATCGGATATTTCATCGATAATCTCCAAGAAATTTTTCCGGGTGTTCCGTACGCATAACGCGCTTCCACTTTTGTAAAGCCGGCCGAAATTAATTTTTGTTCAATCTCTTTAATGTTGTAACCATCGCGCACATGTTCTTCAATAAAAGAAGTATTATTTTCTTCGTTCACTCCTGAACCACCTTGGTCGGAAGGCGTTGAAATCAAAAGCATTCCATCTTTTTTCAAAGAAAAACAAAAGTTTTTAAATACTTCTACATCTTCTAAAATATGTTCCATCACATCGACCGACAAAATAAAATCGAAAAAATTCTCTTTGCGAAATTTTGTCAAATCAGCGATTTCAAATTGTACATTTTTTTTGCCGGCTGCCGAAAAAAACTTTTTGCAATCTTCCATTTGCTCTTCTTTCACATCCACGGAAAGAATGTTCCATTTCGGATTCATTTTCGCCATGTAATACGAATACTGTCCGAAGCCAGAGCCAGCATCTAAAATTTCTGCTTGCGTTTTACCTTTCGCCCATTTTTTAAATTCTTTGTGAACGTGCCACGTGCGCAACAACAATAAATCGAGCAGCGCGTAAAATAATTTTCGGAGAAAAGGAGATTTATTGAAAACGTTGCCTAAGCTGCGTTTGATGGGATCGTAGTGCATTGAGAAATTATTTTTTTTTCAGTAAAAGATCTATTTTTTCGGCGTAATCAAAAGAATCATCGAGAAAAAAAGTAAGATGTGGAATGATTCGAACTTGCTTGCCGATGCGCATTCCCAAAGCTTTGCGAATTTCTTTGGTCGATTCTGTGATTTTTTCCATCAAGGTTTCGCGCGTTTTTGTTCCAAAAATACTGAGGTACACTTTGGCGGAAGATAAATCTGGACTGATGCGCACCATTGTTACCGAAGTTAGTACATTGCCAACAACGGAGCGGCATTCGAGCTGAAAAATTTCGCCTAATTCCTTTTGTACTAATCTCGAAACTTTTAATTGTCTGGTAGAATCCATAATGCGGCAAATGTACAAATTAAGTTTAATTTTCAGAAAATGGTTTTTTCTATTTCAATCTGAATAGTGTTCCATTCTCCTCTTTTTAGTACTTTCGCCTTCAACATAAACGCTATTTTTAAAATGAGTGATTCAAAAATAAATTCTTCTAAAGCACCAGAACCTGTTGGTTTATATCCGCATGCGCGGAAAGTCGGAAATTTACTTTTTCTTTCGGGTGTTGGTCCGCGCGAACGCGGAAATGCAAAAATTCCGGGTGTAGAATTGGATACCAATGGAAAAATTAGTTCGTACGATATCGAAACCCAATGCCACAGCGTGTTTAAAAACATCAGATACATTGTTGAAGAAGCCGGAAGTAGCTGGGATAAAATTGTGGACGTAACCGTTTTTCTGACCAATATGAAAGATGATTTCAAAACCTATAATCGCATTTATGCAGAATATTTCAAGGACAATCAACCTTGTAGAACGACCGTGGAAATAAATTGTTTACCAACGCCCATTGCCATCGAATTAAAAGTAATTGCAACGCTTGATTGAATCAATAATTATAATAGCTTTGCACTACTATATATCCTAACTAAATAAAACGAACCATTATGAAAAAAACTTTACAAAATTTAATTTTTACTGCAAGTTTGTTCGCTGCCTTTATAAGCGCTGCGCAACCCACTTTGACTGAAGCAAACATCGCTCCAGTAATCGGAGATCAATACACCGAAAATATAACCGGTTATGTAAGTCCTGGAACTTCGGGAGCAAATCAAACATGGAATTTATCAAGTATGACAAGCTCCAGCTCTTCAACTACAAATGCGGTTTCGGTATCTTCCACAACTTACGGCTCCAGTTTTCCAAGTGCAACTATCGCCTTCTCAGCATCTGGAAATGTTTCCTATGAAAAAATTTCGGCTACAGCTGAACAAAATTATGGTATTGTTCAAGGAGGAACAACAGTTATTGCCTATTCAAATCCAGAGGATATTCTTCGTTTTCCGTTCGCTTACACCAACACATACACAGACCCTTGGGCTACAACTTATGTAAGTTCAGGGTATACCTATTACCGAGCAGGAACTACTGCTGTTACTGCGGATGGCTACGGAACACTGAAGCTTCCAAGCGGAACTTACTCCAATGTAATGCGCGTTCATTTTGTACAGAATTATCAAGATTCAACAAACATAAGCGGCAATCCTATTATTATCACTTATCAGAACGATGAATATATGTGGTACTTAGCTAATAATCATTCTCCAATAGCAACTGTTAATACTTTTACAGCTAACGGTAGTCCATCACAATCTGGAACTTATTTAAATAATATTACTACCGGAATAGCTGAAAACAGTATGCTTACTGGTTTTAATTTATATCCAAATCCTGCTTCTACCGAATTGAATGTGAATGTAAGTTTAGCCGCAAACAAAAAAGTAGAAATTAATTTATTAAATGTATTGGGAGAAAGCGTTGGAACAACCATTATTGCAGATGGTTTACAAGGAAACAATACGTATCAAGTAAATACTTCTAATTTATCGGCAGGCATTTATTTTGCTCAAATTATGTTAGATGGAAAATTGATTTCCGCTAAACGATTTATCGTTTCGAAAAATTAATTTTTCAAACACCTTTTTTAAAATCCCGCCAAAAGCGGGATTTTTTATGCTTTTTCAATCTGTTTTCTTAATTTCTTTTTTCTTGAAAGAAAAGAAACAAAAATTCAAGGCTTGGATTCCTCATTTCATTTTAGCTTCCTGAAAGCTATTCTAATGGGCGATTTTCTCACACGTTCGGAACTTCCCAATCTCATCACGCCTTCAGTTTACTAAAATTTCATTCGCAATCCGAAGCCGTTTTCTATTCCAAAAAATAATTTTTTAAAGATGTTTTTACTTCAAAAAAAATTGCTTTTTTTCCTATCGCTGAAAAAATTATCTTTGCACGCTAATTTTTAGCACATCTTATTTTAATTATGAGTAAAAAGTATAACGAATATAAATCCTTGAATCTTCCGCAAATAGCGGATGAAATGCTTGCTTTTTGGGAAAAGGAAAAAATATTTGAAAAAAGTATTTCGTCCCGCGAAGGAAAAGAATCGTTTGTTTTTTACGAAGGTCCGCCTTCTGCCAACGGTTTGCCGGGCATTCATCACGTGATGGCGCGCTCGATAAAAGATATCTTTTGTCGCTACAAAACTTTAAAAGGATTTCAAGTAAACCGAAAAGCGGGCTGGGATACGCACGGATTACCGATAGAATTAAGCGTTGAAAAATCTTTAGGAATTACAAAAGAAGACATCGGGAAAAAAATTTCTATCGAAGAATACAACAATGCGTGTCGGAAAGAGGTAATGAAATACACCGATAAATGGGAAGAATTAACAAAAAAAATGGGCTATTGGGTGGACATGAAACATCCATACATTACTTACGAAAATAAATACATCGAGAGCGTTTGGTATTTGCTAAACGAACTTTACAAAAAGAATTTTTTATACAAAGGATTTACCATTCAGCCATATTCTCCAGCAGCCGGAACAGGTTTAAGCACGCACGAATTAAACCAACCGGGTTGTTACCGAAATGTGAAAGACAGAACGGCTGTGGTTATGTTTAAGGTGAAAAACAAAACTGAAAAATTCAAAGAAAGAGAAGCTGAGAATAAAATTAAATTTGATAATGAATACTATTATTATGAGGATATTATTAAAAAAGAATCTTTTTTAAATTTAGAAACATATTTTTTAGCTTGGACGACAACTCCTTGGACATTGCCTTCCAATACAGCACTAGCTGTTGGTGGAAAAATAGAATATATCGAAATTATATCTAGGGTTGATAATATCAATTTTGTGAAACTAATCCTTGCGACTGATTTATTCAAAAATTATTTTAAGATTTCGGGCGAGAATAAAAACCTAGGTATTGCAAGCTGCAATCTTAGTGGACAACCTCATGATATAGAAACAAATTCTCCAGAAGGAAATTTTAATCTCAAACTATGGGAAGAAATAAACAAAACCAAATTATGGATTGTATCTGGAAATTATTTAGGTTCCGATTTAGCAGGCATAAAATACGAGCAACTTTTGCCTTTTGAAGCAAATAAAAATGTTGAATTAAATGGCGATGAAAAAAAATGGGAAGATGCGGCAGGTAAAGTTATCATCGGAGATTTTGTAACTACCACAGATGGAACCGGAATTGTACACATCGCGCCAAGCTTTGGTGCAGACGATTTTCGAGCTGCAAAACAAAATGGAATTGGTTCCTTAACTTTGGTTGACAAACGCGGAAAATTTTTGCCGGAAGTAAAAGACGACATTTTTCTTTACGGAGAAGAATATGTGAAAGAAGCCTATTTAACGGATCAAGAAAAAGAAATTGAATTCAAAAAGCAAAAACAAATTCTTGAAAAAGAAGAAAAAATAAAAGACTTAAAAAATTATTTAAGTGTTGATGAACGCATCGTTTTAAAACTTCAGGAAGAAGGAAAATTATTTAAAAAGGAAAGCTACGAACACAGTTATCCGCATTGTTGGCGCACCGATAAACCGATTTTATATTATCCGTTAGATTCGTGGTTTGTGAAAACAACCGCCTTAAAAGACAGGATGATTGAATTGAATAAAACCATTAATTGGAAGCCAGAATCCACAGGAACAGGTCGTTTCGGAAATTGGTTGGAAAATTTACAAGATTGGAATTTGTCGCGTTCGCGTTATTGGGGAATTCCGATTCCGATTTGGACAAGCGAAGATAAAACAGAACAAATTTGCATCGGTTCGGCAGAACATCTTCAAAAAGAAATTGAAAATGCTGTTGCAAAAAAAATCATGAATGCCAATCCTTTAAAAGATTTCGAGGCAGGAAATTTTTCGAAAGAAAATTATGATTCTTTTGATTTACATCGCCCGTATGCTGATGAAATCTTTTTAGAAAAGAACGGAAAAAAACTTTTTCGCGAAGCAGATTTAATTGACGTCTGGTTTGATAGCGGCTCAATGCCTTATGCGCAGCTTCATTATCCGTTTGAAAATAAAAATCTGATTGATCAGAGAAAAAATTTCCCAGCCGACTTTATTGCGGAAGGTGTGGATCAAACACGCGGTTGGTTTTTTACTTTGCATGCCATTTCCACTATGTGCTTTGATTCCGTAGCGTATAAAAATGTTATTTCCAACGGATTGGTACTGGATAAAAACGGAAATAAAATGAGCAAACGTTTAGGAAATGCTGCCGATCCGTTTGAAACATTGAAAAAATATGGCGCTGATGCTACGCGTTGGTACATGATTACGAATGCTTCGCCTTGGGATAATTTAAAATTTGATTTGGAAGGAATTTCAGAAGTGCAACGCAAATTTTTTGGAACGCTTTACAATACCTATAATTTTTTCGCGCTGTACGCGAACATTGACGGATTTAACTATTCTGAAAAAGAGATTCCGATTGAAAATCGTCCTGAAATTGATCGCTGGATTTTGTCGGAATTACATTCCTTAATTAAAAACGTGAACGATGCTTTCGCAGATTATGAACCTACAAAAGCAGGTCGCGCTATCGAATATTTTTTGGATGAACATTTGAGTAATTGGTACGTAAGGCTTTGTCGCAGACGTTTTTGGAAAGGCGAATATTCTGCAGATAAAATTGCGGCGTATCAAACCTTGTATCAATGTTTGGAAACGATTGCACAATTGGCTTCGCCGATTGCACCATTTTTTATGGAAAAATTATTTTTGGATTTGAATACAATCACCAAAAAACATTCGGTCGAATCCGTTCATCTGAGCTATTTCCCAGAGTTTGATAAAAAAATAATTGATGTTGATTTGGAAGAGCGTATGGAATTGGCGCAAAAAATTTCGTCTATGGTTTTATCCATTCGCAAAAAAGAAAATATTCGGGTGCGCCAACCGCTCAATAAAATTCAAATTCCTGTTTTGGACGATTCTTTTCAGAAAAAAATAGAAGGCGTGAAAGAATTGATTTTATCCGAAGTAAATGTCAAAAACATTGATTTTGTGTATGAATCAACTACTTCCATTACCAAAAATTTAAAATTAAATTTCAAAACACTAGGCAAAAAATGTGGAAAACACATGAAATCTGTTCAAACATTTGCTGCTGAAAATGCACAACTCATTATTTCGAGTATCGAGAAAACAGGAAAATTTGAATTGAAATTTGATACTGATACAATTGTGTTGGAAAATGAAGACGTGGAAATTATCCCGGTGGATATTCCAGGTTGGAAAGTGGCAAATACTGGACAATTAACCGTTGCTTTGGACGTTACCATTACGTCCGAATTGAAGGAAGAAGGCATTGCCCGCGAATTGGTTAACCGCATCCAAAACCTAAGAAAAGAGACGCATTTAGACGTAACTGATAAAATTTCTGTTAAAATTCAAAGAAATATTGCAATAAATGCTGCAATAAGTAATAATTTCGACTATATTTGCTCTGAGACTTTAGCGTCTTCGTTAGAAATGGTGGATGAATTGAAAGGCGAAAAAACCTTTGCGGTAGATGTAAACGAAGATATTAAAACGCTCATTTACATTGATAAATTAAATTAATACAAAGCACATGGCTAAAAAAGCATCGAAAGCTAAACCTGCAAAAAAGGTAGCTAAACCTGTAAAAAAAGCAGCGGTAAAAAAACCTGCTGCAAAAAAAATCGTTCCGAAAAAAGTGGTAACCCTTTCAAAGAAAAAAACAATCGCTAAAAAAGCTGCTCCAAAAAAAGTAGCCAAACCTGCAAAAAAGGTAATTGCTAAGAAAGTAACTACTAAAAAACTTGCAAAACCAACTAAAAAAGTGGTTGCTAAGAAAGCGATTATCAGAAAAATCGTAGCGAAAAAAACAACTAAACCAGCAAAACCAGTTAAGAAAATAGTTGCAAAAAAAATAGCAAAACCTATTGTTGCTACAAAGAAAAAGGAAGAGAAGATGAAAATTATTCCAGTGAAAGCAAAAAAAGCAATTGCTAAAAAAATAATTTCAGCGCCGGCTCCTATTGTAAAAGCAAAACCACAACCGATTGTTGCAAAAAAACCGAAAATGGAAAAACCTATTTCGCGTAAAAAGCAACGAGAAAGCATGATAGATGAGGAACCTGAACACGATAGTTTGTATTATCAAAGGATAGAAATTCCAGCGGATGTCATTAAAAAATTAGAGAAACCTCAACCGGCACCTGCCATTAATACAGATGCTCGCAAGCGCTATTCGGATGCCGAATTGAAAGAGTTCAAACAATTAATTCGAGGAAAATTGGACGAAGCTCAAAAAGATTATGAATTGTTGAAAAGCACTTTATCGCACAAAGATGATAACGGCACGGACGACACCTCTCCTACTTTTAAATTGTTGGAAGATGGCTCAGATGTTTTGTCGAAAGAAGAAACAGCGCAATTAGCGATACGACAAGAGAAATTTATGCAAAGTTTGCAAAATGCACTGATTCGCATTGAAAACAAAACATACGGAATTTGTCGCGTTACCGGTAAATTAATTTCCAAAGAGCGTTTACGAAGTGTGCCTCACGCCACTTTGAGCATTGATGCCAAATTGGAACAATACTAATAAAAAAGAAAGGTTATCCTAAAAAGATAACCTTTCTTTTTTATTCCAAATCCTATTTCATTTTCCTACTTTTGTCCCTCATTAGTCAAAAAATTAATTTTTCATTCTCTTGAAAAAAGCGCTATCTGTTATTTTCTCTGTGTTATTGCTTGATCAGTTTATCAAAATATACATCAAAACCCATTTTTTATTGGGCGATGAAGTGCATGTTTTTGGAAATTGGTTCATTATACATTTCACTGAAAACAACGGAATGGCTTTCGGAATGGAGTTTGCGGGTAGCTACGGAAAAATATTTTTGAGCACGTTCCGTATCTTTGCTGTGTTGGGAATTGGCTGGTATTTACTCAAATTAATTCGTGAAAAAGCCCACAACGGCTTAATCATCAGCTTTGCGCTAATTTTTGCAGGAGCACTCGGAAATATTTTGGACAGCGCTTTTTACGGAATTATTTTCAGCGACAGCAATTATCAAATGGCTCAATTGTTTCCGAAAGGTGGTGGTTACGCACCTTTTTTACATGGAAAAGTAGTAGATATGTTTTATTTTCCTATTATGGAAGGACATTTCCCAACTTGGTTTCCACTTTGGAAAACAGAAGAATTTATTTTTTTTCGTCCCGTTTTTAATACCGCAGATGCCTCGATAACGGTAGGCGTTTTTATGATTTTATTTTTTCAAAAAAGATTTTATCCTACCAAAGCTTCGGAATCTCTTGCTTAAAAAGAAGTTTGATTTTCATGTTTGAAAAAATATTTTTTTGAAGCGATGAAAATCAACGAGAATACGCCAGTTCAAGAGATCAACGATTCGATACTTTCTTCTTTTGGTGTGAAATTATTTGTCAAACGAGACGATTTGAATCATCCGCAGATTAGCGGAAATAAATGGTTTAAACTCAAATACAACCTCGAAGAAGCCCGTATTCAACAGCATACTACGCTACTTACTTTTGGCGGATCTTTTTCCAATCACATTGCTGCAACAGCTGCTGCCGGTAAAGAATATGATTTTAAAACCATCGGAATTATTCGTGGTGATGAAAAAAAAATTCTGAACAGCACTTTAAAATTTGCTTCCGAATGTGGTATGAAATTGCATTTTATCAGTCGTGAAAAATACCGTGAAAAAGAAAATTCTGATTTTCTTGAGGAGTTAAAAAAAATATTTGGAAATTTTTATTTGCTTCCAGAAGGAGGTTCTAATTTATTAGCAGTAAAAGGCTGTGCAGAAATTATTAAAAATGTTTCTGTGCCGTTTGATTATGTCTGTTGTTCTTGCGGAACAGGTACAACGCTTGCAGGTATTGCTTCTTCGTTAAATACGAATCAAAAAGCGATTGGGTTCTCTTCTTTAAAAGGGGCGGATTTCCTCGAGAAAAACATTCAAAAAATGATTGTTGATTTCAGCGGAAAAGACCGTCACAATTGGCAAATTAATCACGATTTCCATTTCGGACGTTATGCAAAAGTAACGAATGAATTGAAAACATTTATTTCTGATTTTGAATTGAAACACACCATTCCGCTTGATTTTGTGTACACTGGAAAATTATTTTTCGGAATTTATGATTTAATTCAAAAAGGTTTTTTTGTAAAAGGCGAAACTATTTTAGTCGTTCATACTGGCGGCTTGCAAGGTAATGCCGGATTTACATCGCCAAAAAAGGCGTTGAAAAATTAATTTTTCAACGCCTTAAAATTTTAAGAATAAATTCTTACCATTTGTAAGATAAGCCGAGCGTAAGGTTGGAATACCCATATCCTAACTCTCCGAAAATACCGAAATTACTAAACATATAACGAGCTCCAATAAAAAAGGAAGGAGTTACATAACTGGAATAAGATTGTGCAGTAGTATTGTAACCGTAATAACCAGGGTGTCCGTAATTAGGATCTGTATTAGTATAGGAATAACTCGTGTGATAATATCCAATCATTAATCCAGCATAAGGATCAAATTTATCATTCTTCGTTTTTAAATGATACGCTGCTCTTAATCCAATAATGTAATAAGTCCAACTATCTTTTTCGGTATAATTTTGCCAAATACCATTTCCATCCCAATCTTGAAAATTATTGCTGTAAGATATCCCTTTATAAGCAAACAAACCACCCAATGAAATAGTTCCCGGACCAATATTAGGCCAGATTCCTTGTTCATACGAAACAGAAATCGCAGGCGTTGCAGAATATCCAGCTCCGAAATAAGTGTATTCACCACCAAAACCAACTCCCAGATTAATAACGTTGGTACCTTTATCGAATCCTTGGGCTTTTACCGAAGTCGAAAAGAGTAATCCAA comes from Bacteroidia bacterium and encodes:
- a CDS encoding SPOR domain-containing protein yields the protein MDISQHISDLLFDHDCVVVPTLGGFVSNYSHAVVHPILHTFEPPSKKIVFNKNLQNNDGLLADSICRVEKINFQEASKIIFSFVENCKKEIAQGNRVTIEKVGILFSDIEGNLQFEHDKNTNYSTDSFGLTTFYSPAILRENYQQKIEKKFKDRAPIENRPKKNQLKRYVVIAIVVPVLALLIWLPLKTNFFQDTNYASLNPFSKKITAEYVPSKNNFSANIQKNNSANTFITTPNNNGVSTLHLTNNNSESILVRIKSSGKTTDFSTSTIQKNYHVIGGCFTYLENAQRLVKKLQSENISAEIIGKNEQGLNVVSLGNYATQQEAENALPNFRSQNPGAWVLKK
- the rbfA gene encoding 30S ribosome-binding factor RbfA, translated to MDSTRQLKVSRLVQKELGEIFQLECRSVVGNVLTSVTMVRISPDLSSAKVYLSIFGTKTRETLMEKITESTKEIRKALGMRIGKQVRIIPHLTFFLDDSFDYAEKIDLLLKKK
- a CDS encoding lipoprotein signal peptidase, with protein sequence MKKALSVIFSVLLLDQFIKIYIKTHFLLGDEVHVFGNWFIIHFTENNGMAFGMEFAGSYGKIFLSTFRIFAVLGIGWYLLKLIREKAHNGLIISFALIFAGALGNILDSAFYGIIFSDSNYQMAQLFPKGGGYAPFLHGKVVDMFYFPIMEGHFPTWFPLWKTEEFIFFRPVFNTADASITVGVFMILFFQKRFYPTKASESLA
- a CDS encoding Rid family hydrolase gives rise to the protein MSDSKINSSKAPEPVGLYPHARKVGNLLFLSGVGPRERGNAKIPGVELDTNGKISSYDIETQCHSVFKNIRYIVEEAGSSWDKIVDVTVFLTNMKDDFKTYNRIYAEYFKDNQPCRTTVEINCLPTPIAIELKVIATLD
- a CDS encoding TraR/DksA C4-type zinc finger protein, which produces MNTDARKRYSDAELKEFKQLIRGKLDEAQKDYELLKSTLSHKDDNGTDDTSPTFKLLEDGSDVLSKEETAQLAIRQEKFMQSLQNALIRIENKTYGICRVTGKLISKERLRSVPHATLSIDAKLEQY
- a CDS encoding FtsX-like permease family protein; this encodes MNLPFYIAKRYLVSKKSHNAINIISSISVLGICIGTMALVIVLSAFNGLSDLVKSLYNSFDPDIKITLHEGKTFSANAPEFLALKKATYVSFYSEVLEDNALLKSNSQQCLATIKGVCDAYEKMTRFDTLIREGKFKLEENGQSYIIPGKGISYQLNINGNDGFTPVSVYAPTRGIHSSLDPENAFNKKITYVSGVFSINDDFDYQYVLAPLAFARDLFGYTDEISSIELSLKKGTDAKLAQTEIQKIVGAKYDVKNRDEQNELLFKTLKSEKLWTFIILVFILIVATFNVIGSLTMLILEKKKDISILWDMGASVKTIRSIFLIEGILITFIGALSGLLLGALICWLQLHFKLVRFNQGYVVDAYPVSMQVMDILKILGIVMVIGFFAAWYPVRIFTKKYLEKAI
- a CDS encoding T9SS type A sorting domain-containing protein, translated to MKKTLQNLIFTASLFAAFISAAQPTLTEANIAPVIGDQYTENITGYVSPGTSGANQTWNLSSMTSSSSSTTNAVSVSSTTYGSSFPSATIAFSASGNVSYEKISATAEQNYGIVQGGTTVIAYSNPEDILRFPFAYTNTYTDPWATTYVSSGYTYYRAGTTAVTADGYGTLKLPSGTYSNVMRVHFVQNYQDSTNISGNPIIITYQNDEYMWYLANNHSPIATVNTFTANGSPSQSGTYLNNITTGIAENSMLTGFNLYPNPASTELNVNVSLAANKKVEINLLNVLGESVGTTIIADGLQGNNTYQVNTSNLSAGIYFAQIMLDGKLISAKRFIVSKN
- a CDS encoding pyridoxal-phosphate dependent enzyme: MKKYFFEAMKINENTPVQEINDSILSSFGVKLFVKRDDLNHPQISGNKWFKLKYNLEEARIQQHTTLLTFGGSFSNHIAATAAAGKEYDFKTIGIIRGDEKKILNSTLKFASECGMKLHFISREKYREKENSDFLEELKKIFGNFYLLPEGGSNLLAVKGCAEIIKNVSVPFDYVCCSCGTGTTLAGIASSLNTNQKAIGFSSLKGADFLEKNIQKMIVDFSGKDRHNWQINHDFHFGRYAKVTNELKTFISDFELKHTIPLDFVYTGKLFFGIYDLIQKGFFVKGETILVVHTGGLQGNAGFTSPKKALKN
- the ileS gene encoding isoleucine--tRNA ligase is translated as MSKKYNEYKSLNLPQIADEMLAFWEKEKIFEKSISSREGKESFVFYEGPPSANGLPGIHHVMARSIKDIFCRYKTLKGFQVNRKAGWDTHGLPIELSVEKSLGITKEDIGKKISIEEYNNACRKEVMKYTDKWEELTKKMGYWVDMKHPYITYENKYIESVWYLLNELYKKNFLYKGFTIQPYSPAAGTGLSTHELNQPGCYRNVKDRTAVVMFKVKNKTEKFKEREAENKIKFDNEYYYYEDIIKKESFLNLETYFLAWTTTPWTLPSNTALAVGGKIEYIEIISRVDNINFVKLILATDLFKNYFKISGENKNLGIASCNLSGQPHDIETNSPEGNFNLKLWEEINKTKLWIVSGNYLGSDLAGIKYEQLLPFEANKNVELNGDEKKWEDAAGKVIIGDFVTTTDGTGIVHIAPSFGADDFRAAKQNGIGSLTLVDKRGKFLPEVKDDIFLYGEEYVKEAYLTDQEKEIEFKKQKQILEKEEKIKDLKNYLSVDERIVLKLQEEGKLFKKESYEHSYPHCWRTDKPILYYPLDSWFVKTTALKDRMIELNKTINWKPESTGTGRFGNWLENLQDWNLSRSRYWGIPIPIWTSEDKTEQICIGSAEHLQKEIENAVAKKIMNANPLKDFEAGNFSKENYDSFDLHRPYADEIFLEKNGKKLFREADLIDVWFDSGSMPYAQLHYPFENKNLIDQRKNFPADFIAEGVDQTRGWFFTLHAISTMCFDSVAYKNVISNGLVLDKNGNKMSKRLGNAADPFETLKKYGADATRWYMITNASPWDNLKFDLEGISEVQRKFFGTLYNTYNFFALYANIDGFNYSEKEIPIENRPEIDRWILSELHSLIKNVNDAFADYEPTKAGRAIEYFLDEHLSNWYVRLCRRRFWKGEYSADKIAAYQTLYQCLETIAQLASPIAPFFMEKLFLDLNTITKKHSVESVHLSYFPEFDKKIIDVDLEERMELAQKISSMVLSIRKKENIRVRQPLNKIQIPVLDDSFQKKIEGVKELILSEVNVKNIDFVYESTTSITKNLKLNFKTLGKKCGKHMKSVQTFAAENAQLIISSIEKTGKFELKFDTDTIVLENEDVEIIPVDIPGWKVANTGQLTVALDVTITSELKEEGIARELVNRIQNLRKETHLDVTDKISVKIQRNIAINAAISNNFDYICSETLASSLEMVDELKGEKTFAVDVNEDIKTLIYIDKLN
- a CDS encoding class I SAM-dependent methyltransferase; this encodes MHYDPIKRSLGNVFNKSPFLRKLFYALLDLLLLRTWHVHKEFKKWAKGKTQAEILDAGSGFGQYSYYMAKMNPKWNILSVDVKEEQMEDCKKFFSAAGKKNVQFEIADLTKFRKENFFDFILSVDVMEHILEDVEVFKNFCFSLKKDGMLLISTPSDQGGSGVNEENNTSFIEEHVRDGYNIKEIEQKLISAGFTKVEARYAYGTPGKISWRLSMKYPIQLLGVSKIFFVILPFYFLITYPFSFVLNYFDTHGNHASGTGLIVKAWK